Below is a genomic region from Oligoflexus sp..
AGGCTCGATGAGGAAATTCAGGATTTCATGCGGCTTCATGGAACCCTCTTTGCTATCCGAACGGCCATGCGCTGGGTTGGGTTTGATAGCATCAGGTTCATTCCGCTTTCCCACTTTGAATATGAAGTCGATCCCGGCCGTATTCCATCAGAGCGGGAAATTGAGGCAATTCGCGCCGCTCTTTTCGTATCAGTTCAGGCACGCGGCAAACTTAAAAGAATTTTTCATGGATCATTCGAGGTCAAATATGAGTGACGCACTCTACGTGCATGGAATCATCATCAGTCAGGCGACTGGCGAAGCCCAGGAAATCCGCTCGCCATCGACGAGTGTGGTTGGAATAGTGGGGACTGCACCGGCCAGCAGGGATCTGGCAGTCAATTTTCCTCGGGCGTTCCTCGGGAAAAAGGCCGCTCTTGACGCCATTTATCCGGAAGGAGGAGCAGGGGACAAGGGAACGCTTTTTGATGCCGTGATCGGCGTTCAGGAGCAGGGCCTTGCGCGCATGGTCCTTGTGAAGTCAGCATCGGGTTCCCAGGCCGACATTTTAAAGGCTATTGATGCCTTGCCAATGGCCAAATCGGTGACGGGCCATAAGCCCAAGATTCTGATTGTGCCTGGCTTTGGCAGTGAGATCACGCAGGACACTGTGAATCCTGCACCGGCACCAAACCCGACGCCTTCGCCCAATCCGACGCCTGCACCGGAACCCGAAAACAATCGAAACAGACCCCGGGGGACCTGATCCATGGCTGATACCGCAAATCCAATTGTGACAAAACTCGTGTACGTAGCCCGGCGCCTTAAGGCCATTGCAGTTGTCGATGGCCCGGAGGATGAAAAGGAGCTGAAAAAGTTCCGTGACCTCAATGGCAACGCCCGCCTTTATATCGTCTCGCCGAAGGTCAAGGTTGCGGCTGACGACAAAACATTTTCTGCTCCCGCGAGTTCGTATGTGGCTGGCGTATTTTCAAGAATCAACTTCTGGCAGTCGCCATCGAATCAGCCCCTTTATGGAATTCTTGGCACAAGCGTGGGGATCTCATTTGAGATGGATGATCCTGAGTCCACGGCTCAGCAGTATAACGCCATGCAAATTGCGACCCTTATCCGTGAGGATGGGGGCTTCAGGGTCTGGGGAGCAAAGGGTACAGGAAGTCCTTCGGACTCAAAAACGAGTCAGATTCAAAAGGTCCGAATTGCCGATGCCATCGAGGAAGCCATTGCCGCTTCAACACGCTGGGCGGTGGCGGCAGGGATCAATCGCGACTTCATAGGAGCGGTCGAAAGAAAGGTGAATAACTTTTTTTCAGATCTGATCCGTGAAGGGGCCATTGTCGGCGGCGAATGTAAGGGTGATGCGGAGCGCAATACAGCCGACGCTCTGGCCCGCGGCGATGTCTATTGGAAGTATAGCTTCACGCCAACGGCCGTGGCCGAGACGCTTCACTTTGAAGGATTCAACACCAATAAATACTACGAAAATTTTGGAGAAGGAGCTCAATGAATTCATTTCGTCTGATTTTATTCGCAGCCATTTTATGTTTAGGCTTTGCCGCTTTCGCCCAGCAAACAGCGCCGCTTTTTTCCGATAACGAAAGTCCTACGTTTGAAAGCACCTATCTTATCGACAACATTGGGACCAACAGCAAGGGAGGGGACCTCACGCTCAGGATCCACCAGACGGCCCCATTCGGTGAATGCAAGGACAGGTTGAACTGCCCTGCGTCAGTCATTGTTTCCGGGGCCACGGGAAATGTGAACATGCCTGTTGATGTGAATGTCCGCTCTCTTCATGTCGGAAAAAATCCGGTGATTGATGCCGGAGGAAAATGGGTGGGTCCTTCCACAGGACTCATCGGTCCCAAAGGTGACAAAGGCGATCCCGGTATTCCTGGTCCCAAGGGTGAATCCGGGCCTCAGGGCCCGCGAGGTGAACGTGGTTTTGATGGTTCTGTGGGGCCAACTGGCCCCAAAGGTGACAAGGGCGATCCCGGCATTCAAGGCCCTTCAGGGGAAAAAGGCGAAGCAGGGCCGCCCGGACTTCGTGGTGAGCGGGGCCCTGAGGGACTTCAGGGAATGTCCGGTCCCAAGGGCGACAAGGGTGATCCTGGAAAGCCCGGCGACGGCTGCTGGTACGACGATCAAACGCAAAGAATCAAATGCGGGGAGACCTGGATTGAAATCGCAAATCTCAAAGGTCCGAAAGGTGATTCCGGATCCGCAGGACCCAAGGGTGATAGAGGCGACAAGGGCGACAAGGGCGAACGGGGATTGCCAGGAGAAAGCTGCTGGTATGACGACCAGGCGCAAAGGATCAACTGTGCGGGAGGCACCTGGATTCCGATTGCTCTTCTGAAAGGACCGCAGGGTGAAAGAGGTCCGATGGGGCCTGCAGGACCAAGGGGCAGCGAAGGACCCACGGGCCCTCAAGGGCCAAAGGGAACCGTGGGCAGCTGCAGGAAGGTCCAATCTGAAACAACCCTTCTGAGCATGGCAGAGGTATCCGCCTCCTGTGATGAGGGTGAAATTCTGACTGGTGGAGGCTGCTACATCTCAAACGGAATAGGGCATCAGCTGCAGTCTTCTGTTCCTATCCTTGAGGAAGGCACATGGTATTGCGAGTGGATCTGGAAGTCAGGAGTAAGCCCACAGGCCAAAGGTCAGGCCTTTGCCACCTGCTGCAAATGAGGAGCTATGAATGTCCGTTAAATTTCCTTTGTACCTCAAAAATTTCAATCTGATCCTCGGTCCAACTGATTATGCCGGTGTCGCTGAGGAGGTCACGTTCCCAAAGATCGCCTACAAAACCGAGGAGGTGTTGAACGCCGGCATGGCGATGCCCATCAAGATGCCGACCGTGCTTGAGGCAATGGATGTGACCTTCAAGTTGAGCGAGCAGACCTTTGAAGGATTTGTTCTGGCGGGCGCTCCGACCGCAGGGCTGGTTGATGCCGTGGTTTATGGGCACATGCAAAATGCACTCGGCGCAACCTCCGAGCTGATCTATGCGATGCGCGGGACCATCCTCAAGATTGACCCTGGATCTGCAAAAAATGGGGATCTCAAGGCAGGTGTGCAGACGCTGGAGATGAATCTCATGTCGCTCGTTGTCACACGCGACAGCATTCCAATTTTCGCTGTCGATGCTCAGAACGGAGTCATCAAACACGGCCCCCTTGATCACTTCGAGTCGGCGCGAAAGAATTTGAAGCTTGGTTAATGTCATGACAATGATTTTAAGACAGGAGAATTTCAGATGATCCATAAGCTCATTCACCCCTTTGAGTACAAGGGAGAGACCTATACCGCCATTAGCCTGCCCGATGCCGCAAGGTTCAGACATCAGGTGGCATCACTACGCGTGGCAAGGGATGCCGCAGAGAAAAGTGCGGGCCTTAAGGTGGACTTATCGCTCTCTGATGATGCTCTTTTGAACCCGGATATTGTCCGCATGCTGGAGATCAACCTTGAAAGCGATCGGGCCATGATCGAAGCCTTCTGCGCGGATCTTCCGGCTGATGCGCTTGATGAACTTTCGATCGAGGACATGGAAGTGATCAACGCCCATATCAGGCGACTTATGCACCGTGAGGCCAAAGTGGGCGAGGCGGAGCATGGAAAAAAGCCGATCCGGCCCGGTCGCTCCGCATGATCATGCGGGCAGTGGCTGTGATGCGGGAGCGCTATGGTTTCACGGCCTTTGAATGCATGGAGATGACCATGGACGAATTTGAGGAATGGCTCGGGGCGCTGGATGATTCGAAAGACGATCCGACTGAGGGAGAGGTGGCGTTAAATGTCGAGACAGGTCAGCGTGTTGATCCGCGCAGCATTAGACAGCGCGTTCAAAAGCACTTTTCAAACGGCTGATGAAAGGCTTCGCGGGGTAAACTCTGCGCTAAAGGAAATGAAGCGGACCGCATCCGAAATGCGTGTGCTGGAGCGGACAAGAGACGACATCGCCGGGCTGACCGGGAAGCTTGAAGGCCAGAAAAAAGCCCTTTCAGATGTTCAGGTGAAGCTTGAGCAGCAGAAGGCAGCCTATGCCGCGCTTGATCAAAGAACTGAATCGGCTCGCGAAAAAGTGAAACAGGCAACCGAGGCTTATGCACGGCACCGCGAGGAACTCGGCAGGGAGCGGGCCGCCATTGAAGCTTCGCGGCGTCCTACAGAGGAGCAGATTGCGAGGCTTGAACGGCTTGGAAATGCCTTGAAGGAGGCCAGGGATGCGAAAGTATCCGCTGACCGCATGCTTCGCGGTGCCGAGGGAACGCTCAAAGGCAAACAGCAGTTTCTGGCCGTTATGCATTCGAAAATTGGGACCCTTGAGGCGGCCCGCAGTGCAGCAATCGAAAGAGGTGCTCCGGACGCTGAAATCCAACGGATAACCCATGCACTGGAGAAGGAAAGGCTCAAGGCCAGGGAACTCTCCGAAGCGATGCACATCTATGAAGTTGAAGTCCAGAGAGCCACAGCTGCGTCTGCTGACGCTGGTGCCAGGCTTGATGAAATGAATCGTCAGCTCTCAGAGCAGAAAAAGCTCATGTCAGGCATGCCCACGGCAGAGGAAACGGCCCGCCTTCAGGCTTTGGAGAAACAGGTTCAAGATTCCGGAAAGGCCATGTCTGAGGCCAAAAAGGAGGAAAAGGACGCCACCGACGCCCATCGCGCACATGCCAAAGCCGCCTCCCAGGCTGGGGAAAGTCTGGAGCAGCTTGAAAAGAAGGAGCGCGATCATGCGGCATCCGTGGCAGGGACTGAGCATCAAATCGCTAAAGCCAGGGAAGCGACCGAACGCTACTCGTCATCTCTTCAAAAGCAGGGGCACAATGTCGAGGATCTGACCGAGGCCCAGAGGCGGCATAATCAGGCGATTGAGCGTCAGCAGTATCTGGCCCGTCGCCAGGAAGAGCTGAACCGTCTTCGGGATCGAGCGCAGGATCTAAGATCACAGGCCATGAGCCATCTTTATTTCACGCTTGGCAGTGGCTATCTCTTTACCACTCCGCTCAGGCATGCTCTCGAATTTGAAAAGGCGATGGTCAGGGTCAAGGCCATGTCGGGTGCAAATTCTGAGGAATACAGGCGTCTCAAGGATGAAGCGAGGAGGCTTGGCTCGGAGACCATATTTTCCGCAAGGGAGGTGGCTGAAGCCTATAACGAGCTGGCCACCGCAGGCTATCGCACCAACGATATGATCGCAATCATGCCCAGCATGCTTGCCCTTTCGGAAAGCTCGATGACCTCCCTGGCTCGCACGGCTGAGATCACAAGCGAGGTGCTGCAGGGCTTTCGGATTGACGTTTCGGAGATGGCCAGGGTTGGTGATGCCCTGACGGCCGCATACTCTTCATCGGCATCCAGCCTTGAATCACTCGGGGAAATGCTGAAGTATGCTGCGGCTCCGGCCGTCGATGTCGGCTCGTCTCTTGAGCAGACCCTTGCTGCATCGTCGATCCTTCACAATACCGGCATCAAGGGGTCCATGGCGGGAACAAGCATGCGGGCCATTTTCCTTCGCATGGCCAAGCCTCCCAAGGAGCTGAAAAAGATTCTTGATGACATGGATATCAGCACCGTGGACAAGGACAACAATGTCAGAAACTGGATGGATGTTCTTTCGGATATCAATCTGAGGCTCAAGGGTGCCGGCAGCGCGAAGCGCGCCGCTGTCTCCAAGGCCCTTGGCGGCGAGGAGCATGCGCCGGCCGCCTCGAATCTTTTGGCAGCCGTGGACAGTGGTGCGCTTCGTTTCATGGAGAAAACGCTCAGGCTCGCCAGCCCATTCAACCTTATGGCCAAAAGGCTCCTTTCCATGCCAGATCAGGATCTGAAAAAGGCTTCTGACAGTCTTGGAGTCAAACTCACCAAGGCCATGAGTGGAGGCGGTATGACCCTTGCCTTCGCAGAGTCCCTCAAAGGTCTCCAGGGATCAGCTTTTGACCGGCAAATGCAAAGAATATTCAGCGAGCTGAAGCAGACGCCGAAGCTGGAGGATATCAGGCCCGATGAGTTTATGGGCACCGGTAAAAACGTCGATAGCGCTTTAAAAGCACTTCAAATCAGCCGCACTAAACCTCTTGGGGGAACAAAGACCAGCGACGAACTAACGTCCGAGATCAAAACGCGCATTCAGATGCTGCCCGTATCCGAGCAGCTGAAATTCATCGAAATTTTCTTCTCGCGCACCCGAAGCGGGATGAGGGAGCTTTTCACCGAGTTTCAAAAGGGCGGAAAGAATGCGGACCAGCTGCTCAAGGGACTTGATGAAGTTCTCAACATGGAAAAGTCAAAGAAAGGCCTCAGCGAATCGACCATCAATGATCTTAAAAAGCTGGAAAGCGCCTGGGATGACATCAAAATCTCGCTCGGAAATTCCCTGATCCCCATGCTGAAGGACCTTCTTATCTCAATTCAACCCATCGTCGATGGCCTGGGCAAATGGCTGAGGGAGAACCAGACGATGGCCAAAAACATCATGCTCGGCGTCGGATCTCTCTTTGCATTCAGCGCGGCCATGGCAGTGGCGAAATTTGCGCTGTCGGGTTTCGTTGACCTCTGGCGCATCGGGAAATGGGCCGGAGGGCTTTTTGGTCCTGGAACCCGTGGCCGCGCGGCCGCTGGATGGCTCAGGACAGGCGTTGGAATTGGAAAAAACTTTCTTGTGGAAGGACTCGTCAAATCAGGCTCCCTTGCCCGCTTCTCGCTCGGCTTGATCATGAACGCCGCCCGCGCGGCAGGTGCTGCTCTTTTAGCCATGGGGCCTGCTGGATGGGCTGTGGCCGCTGCCGTCGCAGCTGTCGCGGCAGCCGGGATCTATCTCTGGCGGAACTGGGATGAGATCGGGCCAAAACTTAAAAAGACCTGGTTCAGTATGAAGGCCTGGTTTCAAAGTCTCTGGGCGTCGATCGCCAATACTGCCGGCGCCGCCTGGGGCTGGATTCTCGGAAAGATCAGCATGGATCCCCTCCTCTGGGTGAGGGAAAAATGGGAACGTTTCCTTGAGTTTTTCAAAGGAATTTATGCGCGCATCAGGCCTCATGTCTCAGGGATTTTCCCATGGATGGAGAATGCCGGATCCGATGTCAAAGGCTTTCTATCGGATGCTGCCTCCGCAGGGAAGGAAGTGATTGGAAGCATGTTTGATTTTTCCGGGTTCAAATATGTGGCGCCACCATCGGAGGCGATTGAGAAGGCTGCAGGAGAAACGGCAGTCACCCAGCGCAATGTGATCACGGTCAACGCCACAATTCATGTGGAGGCCGGACCTGCAGCACCGCTGCAGGTGGCCAGCCGAATCAAAGGCGAAATCCAGTCGGCATTCCGAAGCGTTCCCTCCTTTTCATTTCTTGATCCGGTTATAGTGAGCTGAAAGATGGCATTTGATCCGATTCCGCTTTTCAAAAAAGAGGTTTTTGCAAGGCTCGGGGATTTCAGTTTCGAGCTTCTGACGCTCTCCCCGGAGAAGGTCGAGCGTGAAACAGGCTACAGGTGGGTGAAGCAGGAGCCCATCGGCGCGCCTGCCATTCACCAATACATCGGGGCCATGGGAAAAATTGCGGCACCTGCCGAGGATAAACTGACCATTGCCGGTGTTCTGCACCCGGAATTTTCCGGACGGATTGATCACTTGAAAAGGCTGCGGGACATGGCCGCCTCGGGAAAGCCGCAGCGGCTCATCTATGCCGACACCGAAATCGGACAGAACATGGGCCTATGGATCATTCAGAAGATCAAGGAATCACGCTCGATCTTTTATGGCGACGGCATTCCGCGCCGCATTGAATTCAGCCTGGAGCTTGAGTTTTATGGCTGAATGGCAGCTCAGGGATGGGGATGAACTCGATCACATCTGCTGGAGGCATTATGGGGATCTACCCGGCGCGCTCGAAGCGGTGCTGAGAGCCAACTGGGAAAGCCTTCATCTTTTCGATGATCTTGGAGAGGTGAAACTCCTTCAAAGCGTGGCTTTCATGAACCTTCCCGACTTGAAACGACCAACCAATATTTCAAACAGCATAAGGCTATTCGAATGATTCCAAACTTTCGTATTGAAACAAGTGGCAAGGATCTGACCGAGGCGATCCGCTCACGGCTTTTAAGACTGACGGTTAAGGACGAGGCATCCTGGAAGTCCGATGCAATGACCCTGGAGCTGATCGACGATGGCATCGAATGGCCAGAGGCCGGCCAGGAATTTTCCATAGCACTTGGCTATGACAATGTCCTAACGAGCGTCGGACGCTTTGCCACAAAGCATGTCGGCGTAGCCATGGATGGCAGGCGTATCCTTAAAATTGAGGCTGCTGCCATGGAGCAGAGCTCATCCCTTAAGAGTCAGCGGGAGCAGTCCTGGGACGGGACCACGCTTGGCGCCATCGCGGAGGAAATCGCACGAAGAAATGGGCTCAAACCGGCTATCTTTGACGAGCTGAAATCCATTGTGATTGAACACGAGGACCAGACCGAATCCGATCTGGCCTTTCTTTGCCGCCTTGGACGCCGTCATGACCTTACGATCAAGGTCAGCGGTCGGTATTTGATGCTGACTCCCGCCGATAGAAGCGGAGCTGATCCGGACGGCACCATCCCTGTCATCCGCATCGAAAAGCCAATCCGGTTCGAATACTCAGGCGATCAAACAAGCCGCTACACCGGGGTCCGTGCCTTCTGGTACGACAATGACTTTGGGGAGAAGCGTCATGTCATGTACGGCAAAGAAGGAGTTGTGCTTGAACTTGAGTACAACAAGATCACGGAAGCAGGCGCGCGCAAGGCAGCTGAGACAAAATTCCGTGAAGTGGTACGCAAAGGGAAGACCCTTACACTCACAGTCCCCGGCAACGTGCAGCTGGCTGCCGAACGGAAAATTGATGTCCAAGGCTTCGGGGCTGGCATTGATGGGGAATGGGTGATCAAGTCGGTGGAGCATGCGATCGATGGCACTGGGTTCGCGAGCAAAGTCGAGTGCTGCGTTGATGGCTACGAGGCCTTTATCAAGCCGGATTATGAGGAGTGATTACTATGTCTTTCAGACCGTCAATATTTGTAATAGAGCAGCGCATCCTTAAGTATTTGGCAGATAGGGGAGAAGAGGCGACGCTAGCGGAAATCAAACAAAATGTTAAAGGTAGGAATAGAACAATCATTGAAGTGCTTAAAGACCTTGTTGAGAGTTCGGATGTGAATCGTAAGGGCTTTGGCATAAGAGATGCGCCCTTTCGTTTTACACTGAGTAAGCCCATCAGACCAAGGCCGAGATCTCGTGAGCCCTTTCGTCAATTGCTTAACGAAGACACTGTGGAGGTATTTATATGAATCCACAAGAGTTTATAAAGCGATTGGGCGAACTTGGCATCTTCTTGGAAGTACGCGGTGAAGACCTTTGCGTTCGAGGGAAACGTGAACGGCTTACTAGCAAACAGATGCAGGAGATAAGCGATAGGAAAGCGAGCATCATAACAACTCTGAAGAACCAAGATCCAAGCGATAGCAAATCTATGGATTTGAGAGGATGTGATAGTGACGCAAAAAATTTGATTGAATTGAATCCGCAAGAGTTTGAGAATGTCGTCCAAGTTTTCCGTACATTGTTTTCATGGAAAACATCAAATACACCATGATTCGGAAAATAAGGAGCGTAAATGACAGCATGGAAGCTAAGCTCGAACCGTCGTTCGGTGGCCATTCTTCGAGTCAGCAGTAGGAAGCAGACAGATAATACCAGCCATGAGGTTCAAGAGAGAGAAGTTGCAGATTATGCCAAATCTAACGGGCTGAATCTCGTTAAAGTTTATAAAATCACTGAATCGGCAAGACACTCCAAAAATAGAAAGCAATATCGAGCGGCCCTCGACTTCATCTTGTCAGAGGGAGTTCGACATATTCTGTTCTATATGCAAGACCGGGAAGCAAGAAATCTTCAGGATCTTGAAGATAATGAAAATCTCATTAAAAATGATCAGATCGTAATCCACTACGTTCACGATCGCCGCGTCTTGGACAAAAATAGTCCCGAATCTGAGTTTTTTTCAAGGGATGTCCATGGTGTGATGAATAAGAATCTATCCCGCGTTATATCTGCCAAAGTAAAAGACTCAATGCGATATCGGGCTCAAATGGGCTGGTTTCCTGGTGGTCTTGTTCCCCTAGGGTATACCTATGTTAGGCCCAAGGGGGCTGATGGCCGTGAGATAAGGCGTGCGCCTGCGACGATCGAGGTGGATCCAAATGAAACCCATGTGAGGCTTGTACGTAGAGAATTTGAACTCAAGGCCCAAGGCTATTCGTTAGATAAGATTCGAGAATCCAACATAGCATCCGGTTTAGTCCCTAACTATATGCTTCCGACCTACCATAGGACATCAATTGATGTACGGCTTCATAATAGATTCTATGTTGGCAAATTCATGTGGGAAGGCGTGGAGTATGATGGGAAGCACCCGTTAATTATCCCGCGAGACCTGTGGAATGCCGTAGCCGCGAGTTTTGAGGATGGAATCCGTGCAAGCCCAATTACCAATGAACACGGGATCTTTTCGGGTTTCTTACGCTGCGCAGATCCACAATGTGGATGTTTGATCACCTACGACCCTAAAACAAAAGTCATTGCAAAAACGGGAGAAAAAAAGACTTACCATCTATATCGCTGTGGGAATGGTCGCAGAGTCCACTCGTCGTTTAAAGGAAGCTACGTGTCAGAGGAAAGCCTCTGGGAGCAGTTTGGAAAGGCGGTTGATACTCTGATGGTAACTGAAGAATTGGCAAAGGCAGTAGCCGACGAGTTAAATAAATCTGACCATAAATTGATAGACGAAACACGACGCGAAATAAAGAGTCTGGAGGAGTCACTTCGAGGACTGGAAGCCAATAACAATCGAATATTTGACCTATACCTCGGCGGGAAAATTGATGACCAGGAATATAAGATCCAAAA
It encodes:
- a CDS encoding phage tail sheath family protein, with amino-acid sequence MADTANPIVTKLVYVARRLKAIAVVDGPEDEKELKKFRDLNGNARLYIVSPKVKVAADDKTFSAPASSYVAGVFSRINFWQSPSNQPLYGILGTSVGISFEMDDPESTAQQYNAMQIATLIREDGGFRVWGAKGTGSPSDSKTSQIQKVRIADAIEEAIAASTRWAVAAGINRDFIGAVERKVNNFFSDLIREGAIVGGECKGDAERNTADALARGDVYWKYSFTPTAVAETLHFEGFNTNKYYENFGEGAQ
- a CDS encoding phage major tail tube protein — encoded protein: MSVKFPLYLKNFNLILGPTDYAGVAEEVTFPKIAYKTEEVLNAGMAMPIKMPTVLEAMDVTFKLSEQTFEGFVLAGAPTAGLVDAVVYGHMQNALGATSELIYAMRGTILKIDPGSAKNGDLKAGVQTLEMNLMSLVVTRDSIPIFAVDAQNGVIKHGPLDHFESARKNLKLG
- a CDS encoding phage tail tape measure protein, which codes for MRVLERTRDDIAGLTGKLEGQKKALSDVQVKLEQQKAAYAALDQRTESAREKVKQATEAYARHREELGRERAAIEASRRPTEEQIARLERLGNALKEARDAKVSADRMLRGAEGTLKGKQQFLAVMHSKIGTLEAARSAAIERGAPDAEIQRITHALEKERLKARELSEAMHIYEVEVQRATAASADAGARLDEMNRQLSEQKKLMSGMPTAEETARLQALEKQVQDSGKAMSEAKKEEKDATDAHRAHAKAASQAGESLEQLEKKERDHAASVAGTEHQIAKAREATERYSSSLQKQGHNVEDLTEAQRRHNQAIERQQYLARRQEELNRLRDRAQDLRSQAMSHLYFTLGSGYLFTTPLRHALEFEKAMVRVKAMSGANSEEYRRLKDEARRLGSETIFSAREVAEAYNELATAGYRTNDMIAIMPSMLALSESSMTSLARTAEITSEVLQGFRIDVSEMARVGDALTAAYSSSASSLESLGEMLKYAAAPAVDVGSSLEQTLAASSILHNTGIKGSMAGTSMRAIFLRMAKPPKELKKILDDMDISTVDKDNNVRNWMDVLSDINLRLKGAGSAKRAAVSKALGGEEHAPAASNLLAAVDSGALRFMEKTLRLASPFNLMAKRLLSMPDQDLKKASDSLGVKLTKAMSGGGMTLAFAESLKGLQGSAFDRQMQRIFSELKQTPKLEDIRPDEFMGTGKNVDSALKALQISRTKPLGGTKTSDELTSEIKTRIQMLPVSEQLKFIEIFFSRTRSGMRELFTEFQKGGKNADQLLKGLDEVLNMEKSKKGLSESTINDLKKLESAWDDIKISLGNSLIPMLKDLLISIQPIVDGLGKWLRENQTMAKNIMLGVGSLFAFSAAMAVAKFALSGFVDLWRIGKWAGGLFGPGTRGRAAAGWLRTGVGIGKNFLVEGLVKSGSLARFSLGLIMNAARAAGAALLAMGPAGWAVAAAVAAVAAAGIYLWRNWDEIGPKLKKTWFSMKAWFQSLWASIANTAGAAWGWILGKISMDPLLWVREKWERFLEFFKGIYARIRPHVSGIFPWMENAGSDVKGFLSDAASAGKEVIGSMFDFSGFKYVAPPSEAIEKAAGETAVTQRNVITVNATIHVEAGPAAPLQVASRIKGEIQSAFRSVPSFSFLDPVIVS
- a CDS encoding phage tail protein, encoding MAFDPIPLFKKEVFARLGDFSFELLTLSPEKVERETGYRWVKQEPIGAPAIHQYIGAMGKIAAPAEDKLTIAGVLHPEFSGRIDHLKRLRDMAASGKPQRLIYADTEIGQNMGLWIIQKIKESRSIFYGDGIPRRIEFSLELEFYG
- a CDS encoding tail protein X; this encodes MAEWQLRDGDELDHICWRHYGDLPGALEAVLRANWESLHLFDDLGEVKLLQSVAFMNLPDLKRPTNISNSIRLFE
- a CDS encoding phage late control D family protein, which produces MIPNFRIETSGKDLTEAIRSRLLRLTVKDEASWKSDAMTLELIDDGIEWPEAGQEFSIALGYDNVLTSVGRFATKHVGVAMDGRRILKIEAAAMEQSSSLKSQREQSWDGTTLGAIAEEIARRNGLKPAIFDELKSIVIEHEDQTESDLAFLCRLGRRHDLTIKVSGRYLMLTPADRSGADPDGTIPVIRIEKPIRFEYSGDQTSRYTGVRAFWYDNDFGEKRHVMYGKEGVVLELEYNKITEAGARKAAETKFREVVRKGKTLTLTVPGNVQLAAERKIDVQGFGAGIDGEWVIKSVEHAIDGTGFASKVECCVDGYEAFIKPDYEE